GTTGAATTCTTGGTAAGTAGTAATACTGTGCTAATTGATATTCCTTTTGAGTTTTAATAAGGGTATAATAACTTTTTTTAAGTTCATTGCGATTTTGCATTGATAAGGATATCAAGTTTTCTTTACTTGCTATAGTGATGTTTTGTAGCTCGGTATATTCCTGCTCTGGAAATTTTATAGATGCATAGTTAATACCTAAAGTAGTAGCAAAATCCTGCAAAGAATTAACATATTGATTTTGTGCATTGAGTATGTTGTACTGGGCCTCGGCAATTTTCCCATCAACCTGTATTTGCTGTAACTCTGTAGCCATGCCCAATTGTTGTTGTGCAGTTATAATGTTTTTTTGTAACTGAAGGCTTTTTAAAAGGAGTTGATAGATTTCAATTGCCTTTCTTTTTTTCTGGAGTGCAAAGTATGCCTCTTTGGTTGAAAGAATAATTTTATTTTTTTCTATGCTATATTCTTCATTAGCAAGCATTGCTTCAATCTGAGCTATTGAATATGCAATGAACGATTGTTGGTTTGTGAAAATGTCATATTGTACCGTACATACTAGCGATTGTAAACGTGTATCATCTTCTCTAATGGCAACAGAATCGCTTTTAGAATATTGAAACGTTATATTGGGAAGCAATTCACGCCATCGTTCGTGTACAATCATTCGTGATGATTGAATCTTTGCTTTCAGTGTTTCAAGCTTTACACTGTTTTTCAATGCTAACTTGCATGCAGTGTGTAATGTCAGTGTTTCCTGACCCCATGCAGAACAGGTTGTAATGATGTAAACTGTAAAAATAGTAAAAACCTTTTTCATTTTTTAACAACCATAGCGTCAATTTCTTGAGCGATAGCTTTAGCTATCATTGCTTGATCAAAACTATCCTGTAAATGGCTGTTTTGTGAGATAATTCGTATACTTGCAACATGTGTTGCTGTGTCGTTGATAAATATGAAAAGTGAAACGTTTTCCACCTGGTTAAAAATATCACCGGTTTTGGAGATGAAAATATCAACAGTAGCTGTATATTTGAAATCCTGTTCGCGATACACAGGATTGAAATATGAAGCAGCTTTGAGATTATTCTTTTGCAGATGGAAAGCAATATGCGAAACTAATGAATCCTTTATGTTGCTGTATTGCTCATTGTGAATGTGTATGTCTTTGATATAAATTGAATCATTAGCAAAAGGAGCATGCTGAACTGTTTGAATATCTAAAGACCTGCATGTGGTAAAAAATACAAAGATAGATACAATGATCATATGCTTTTTCATAGTTATTCTCCGTTCATAGAATCATCAAATTGTTTAATGGCTTCAATGATTGCATGGTGCTTTGCAGCTCGTTCAGTCAGGTGTATTTCACTGTAAATTTCCTGTAACTGCCTGTGTATCTGCATAAGAGGAAAGTAATTAGCAAAAGCTCTGTGAAAAGTTAAAATGGCATCATCGTACTGTTTATTTGTATACTGAATGCTTCCTAAAAGATATAGCGCTACAGGATCATTGGGAGAATGCAGAAGTGCTTTTTTAAGATACCTGATGGCTTCATCTTGTTTATTGTGTCTTATAAACCACCGTGCATACAGAATATATCCTTGAGAACTATCTGTTAACCTAATATATTTTTTGATTATTTTTTCAAAATCGACATTATTGGTAAAAAAATATATCTTTGCTAAAAGTAAATACGAATCAGGTAAATCTGCATTTTTTATTGATTCTAAACATAAAGATCTTGCACCTTCAAAATCTTTATTTGCATACTGTGTAAGTGCTTTGTTATATAATTCTTTTGACCGATCGGTATTGCTACAAGCAATGTAGAAGAAAAGTACTAGTATACTGGTTAAAGCTCTCATTATTTGCCCCTGATGTTTGATAGTAATGTTGTTACAGCCAATGCTATAAGCTGCTGTTTGTGCAGATCAGTGTCTATAGTGGAATCTAAGTATTTACTGAAATTATCAGACAATGATATGGTGGGATTGGTGCTTATCCATTGTTTCATCTTATTTGAATAAGAATAATTGCTTGTTAAGGTGAAGTAAACTTCAGGTATGGTTAACTGCTTCTTTTGTTGAAATAAGTCAAATGATGTTAAACGAACACTGCCACGCCACACAATGACATTATGAACAGATATACTTGCATTAATTTCAGCAAAATAATAATAATATGAATAGATCGTTGTAGTATCAGCATGTTTATGGGATAAAGATAGAGTTTCAGATATTTTCTCTATACGGAGTGTGTCGATTATTAATGATGGTTGTTGGTTCTGTTGTTTATTTTCGTCAAACAGTGTAATTGTTCTATTCTCACTGATTATTTGAATTCCCTGCTGTAATAAAGCTTTCTGTATTTCATTGTTCCATAGAATGAGTTCCTTTTTATCGAATGAATCATTTTCGTCACCATTTGTGTATGTAACATTGATAGCATTTATTGAGGTAATGATTCCAGATGGTGGGATCATGCACTCTACGGTGTGAAGTTTGTTGTAATTATCTATAGTATATACTTCAGTTATACTGTTAGCTTGTGGTTTTGGCGGTATGGTTACTGTTGCACATGAAATACAAAAAATAATGATTGTTATAAAAGTTGTAAAAATTAACATTTTAAAAGAGATATGTGTCATGATATTCTCCCTGGAAAAAGTATTTATACAATTTCAATAATCTTATTGCTATAGTATTCTCTGTTGGGCTCATTATTTTTTTTTCACAAATTGATTACCTGGCATTTTAAATTTCAGTTTTTCTGCATTTTGGCATCCAAAATGAAATAAAAGAAATTGGATTATAGACTCACTATATACAACGCAGGAATTAGAAAAAATTAACGGAGAAATATAAAAAAATTTTAATTTTTTTAATTTTTTTTCACTAATTATTCCTAAATGTGGAAATTTGAATAAAATATAAATAGAGTACA
This Spirochaetota bacterium DNA region includes the following protein-coding sequences:
- a CDS encoding TolC family protein, giving the protein MKKVFTIFTVYIITTCSAWGQETLTLHTACKLALKNSVKLETLKAKIQSSRMIVHERWRELLPNITFQYSKSDSVAIREDDTRLQSLVCTVQYDIFTNQQSFIAYSIAQIEAMLANEEYSIEKNKIILSTKEAYFALQKKRKAIEIYQLLLKSLQLQKNIITAQQQLGMATELQQIQVDGKIAEAQYNILNAQNQYVNSLQDFATTLGINYASIKFPEQEYTELQNITIASKENLISLSMQNRNELKKSYYTLIKTQKEYQLAQYYYLPRIQLFASYGYSGTEFPMNKKMWNVGFSITSLLFGNTTSLSNSYGKKDNDNTTDIKSSASIALYDNPSFLRSMIDTEAAYTEAQKNHQQLIQIIRADVSKAYDTVIESLKKVEIAKQTVLLLEKQSAIENEQVRLGDITRYDVLKTLVDLSQARLRLQETITDVFVSMAALENAVGLPIESIFLKYKGDI
- a CDS encoding tetratricopeptide repeat protein, which translates into the protein MRALTSILVLFFYIACSNTDRSKELYNKALTQYANKDFEGARSLCLESIKNADLPDSYLLLAKIYFFTNNVDFEKIIKKYIRLTDSSQGYILYARWFIRHNKQDEAIRYLKKALLHSPNDPVALYLLGSIQYTNKQYDDAILTFHRAFANYFPLMQIHRQLQEIYSEIHLTERAAKHHAIIEAIKQFDDSMNGE